In the Victivallis sp. Marseille-Q1083 genome, one interval contains:
- a CDS encoding Smr/MutS family protein: protein MKTNYHLTLDLHGRRREEALRLVGSQLYSARNRGRSLLVVHGCGNGVLRQAVRELAAGCPLVREIWFGEEYNLPGGSGVTAIFL from the coding sequence ATGAAAACGAATTATCACTTGACGCTGGATTTGCATGGCCGCCGCCGCGAGGAGGCGTTGCGCCTGGTCGGCAGCCAGCTTTATTCCGCCCGCAACCGGGGGCGTTCGCTGCTGGTGGTTCACGGCTGCGGCAACGGCGTTCTGCGCCAGGCGGTCCGGGAGCTGGCCGCCGGCTGCCCGCTGGTCCGGGAAATCTGGTTCGGCGAAGAGTACAACCTGCCGGGCGGCAGCGGCGTCACCGCCATTTTTCTGTAA
- the pgl gene encoding 6-phosphogluconolactonase, protein MRERVEVCRFEDRDALFQSAAGRFADAVAPKLERGEICRVAVSGGSLPDGWFAALKRFVTPAWRRIEWFWVDERCVAPDSPDNNFARAWRYLRLLELPAANFYRIAAGEPLAAERYARLLAQRFELTENAVPVFDFIQLGMGPDGHFASLFPGSPALEEDTAWVLQVPPPVTALPAVARVTLTLPVLNRGARLLFLIAGAEKLRKLEETLSLEPSPARPVSLLRPEHAAIEFLTAL, encoded by the coding sequence ATGAGAGAAAGAGTCGAAGTCTGCCGTTTCGAAGATCGCGACGCGCTGTTTCAGAGTGCCGCCGGGCGCTTTGCCGATGCGGTGGCGCCGAAGCTGGAACGCGGCGAAATTTGCCGGGTCGCCGTTTCCGGCGGGTCGCTGCCGGACGGCTGGTTTGCGGCATTGAAGCGATTCGTCACGCCGGCCTGGCGGCGGATCGAGTGGTTCTGGGTCGACGAGCGCTGTGTGGCGCCGGATTCGCCGGACAATAATTTCGCCCGCGCTTGGCGGTATTTGCGCCTGCTTGAGCTGCCGGCCGCCAATTTCTACCGGATTGCGGCCGGGGAGCCGCTGGCGGCGGAGAGATACGCCCGGCTGCTGGCGCAGCGTTTCGAGTTGACGGAAAACGCGGTGCCGGTCTTTGATTTTATTCAGTTGGGCATGGGGCCGGATGGTCATTTCGCCTCGCTTTTTCCCGGGTCGCCGGCGTTGGAGGAGGATACGGCGTGGGTGCTGCAGGTGCCGCCGCCGGTGACCGCGCTGCCGGCCGTCGCCCGCGTCACTCTGACGCTGCCGGTGCTCAATCGCGGTGCGCGCCTGTTGTTCCTGATCGCCGGAGCGGAAAAATTGCGGAAGCTGGAGGAGACCCTGTCGCTTGAGCCTTCACCGGCCCGGCCGGTCAGTTTGCTGCGGCCGGAACACGCCGCAATTGAATTTCTGACTGCTTTGTGA
- a CDS encoding HIT domain-containing protein: protein MSSNCIFCKIIAGEIPSVKIYEDELVYAFLDISPINLGHVLVIPKEHHQSSSTVPEATAGRMFRVGSRIGIALKRALDYDAFNLHLADGAAAGQVVMHVHLHVVPRGAEDNFRWNWRQLSYASDAERAEIAEAIRTRLKP, encoded by the coding sequence ATGAGCAGCAACTGTATTTTCTGTAAAATCATTGCCGGAGAAATTCCGTCCGTCAAGATTTATGAAGATGAACTCGTCTACGCGTTTCTGGACATCAGCCCGATCAACCTCGGCCATGTGCTGGTCATTCCCAAAGAACACCACCAGAGCAGTTCGACGGTGCCGGAAGCGACCGCCGGCCGAATGTTCCGGGTCGGCAGCCGCATCGGCATCGCCCTCAAGCGGGCGTTGGATTACGACGCCTTCAATCTGCATCTGGCCGACGGCGCGGCGGCCGGACAGGTGGTCATGCACGTCCACCTGCATGTCGTGCCGCGCGGCGCCGAAGACAATTTCCGCTGGAACTGGCGGCAGCTGAGCTATGCCAGCGACGCCGAACGCGCCGAGATCGCCGAAGCGATCAGAACCAGGCTCAAACCCTGA
- the ilvB gene encoding biosynthetic-type acetolactate synthase large subunit, with product MNDENKQLLMGRDITIRCLEKHGVEVVFAYPGGQAIELHQALQDSTIRVILPRHEQGGAFAADGYARATGKVGVCMATSGPGATNLLTGIADAYMDSIPVVIITGQVPASLIGKNAFQETDIIGMTRPIVKHSYLVLKAADLPQIISEAFYLAASGRPGPVLIDIPKNVQQEKCLIDLDAEANIRSYDPKRPVKSEDIATLKALIAKAERPCLYIGGGIITANAAEELRKFAEGYHIPVATTLMGLGAFPDEHPLSLRLLGMHGTVYANYAVNEADLLLTFGARFDDRVTGNPANFAVDATIVHVDIDESEINKNKPARYGIVADIREVLVELNKEPLYREYAAWMAQIAAWKRQFPLHYKVKPHRVQPQYVIETLYELTGGRAIIVPGVGQHQMWAAQYYKYSFPRQHLTSGGLGSMGFGLPAAMGAKVARPDQLVINIDGDGSFQMNIQELGTLHVENIGVKMIILNNQYLGMVAQWEDRFYGSRRGNTVLGSEQDERPYPDFVTIARGYNIPGREVYSREELIPALEEMLATDGPFLLDVHTGYDEHVLPMIPAGKDYHSIITE from the coding sequence ATGAATGATGAAAACAAGCAACTGCTGATGGGACGCGATATCACGATAAGATGCCTGGAAAAGCACGGTGTCGAGGTAGTATTCGCCTATCCGGGCGGGCAGGCCATCGAATTGCATCAGGCGCTGCAGGATTCGACAATCCGGGTGATTCTGCCGCGGCATGAGCAGGGCGGCGCCTTTGCGGCGGACGGCTATGCGCGGGCGACCGGCAAAGTCGGCGTCTGCATGGCCACCAGCGGTCCGGGGGCGACGAATTTGTTGACCGGCATCGCCGACGCTTATATGGATTCCATCCCGGTGGTGATCATCACCGGGCAGGTGCCGGCTTCGCTGATCGGCAAGAATGCCTTTCAGGAGACCGACATCATCGGGATGACCCGGCCGATCGTCAAACACAGTTACCTGGTGTTGAAGGCGGCCGACCTGCCGCAGATCATCAGCGAGGCGTTTTATCTGGCCGCCAGCGGCCGGCCCGGCCCGGTGCTGATCGATATTCCGAAAAATGTCCAGCAGGAAAAATGCCTGATCGATCTGGACGCCGAAGCGAATATCCGCTCCTATGATCCGAAACGGCCGGTCAAAAGCGAGGATATCGCGACGCTGAAGGCGTTGATCGCGAAAGCCGAACGTCCCTGCCTCTACATCGGCGGCGGCATCATCACCGCCAATGCGGCCGAAGAACTGCGCAAGTTTGCCGAAGGCTACCATATTCCGGTGGCGACGACGCTGATGGGGCTCGGCGCCTTTCCGGACGAGCATCCGCTCAGCCTGCGGCTGCTCGGCATGCATGGCACCGTTTACGCCAACTATGCCGTCAATGAAGCGGATTTGCTGTTGACTTTCGGGGCGCGGTTCGATGACCGGGTCACTGGCAACCCGGCCAATTTTGCCGTCGACGCGACGATCGTTCACGTCGATATCGACGAATCGGAAATCAACAAGAACAAACCGGCCCGGTACGGCATCGTCGCCGATATCCGGGAGGTGCTGGTCGAATTGAACAAGGAGCCGCTGTATCGGGAATATGCCGCCTGGATGGCGCAGATCGCCGCCTGGAAGCGGCAGTTTCCGCTGCATTACAAAGTCAAACCGCACCGGGTGCAGCCGCAGTACGTCATCGAGACGCTGTACGAGCTGACCGGGGGGCGGGCGATCATCGTGCCGGGGGTCGGCCAGCATCAGATGTGGGCGGCGCAGTATTACAAATACAGTTTTCCGCGCCAGCACCTGACTTCCGGCGGTCTCGGTTCGATGGGCTTCGGTCTGCCGGCGGCGATGGGGGCCAAAGTGGCCCGGCCCGATCAGTTGGTCATCAACATCGACGGCGACGGCAGCTTTCAGATGAACATTCAGGAACTGGGGACGCTGCATGTCGAAAACATTGGCGTCAAGATGATTATCCTGAACAATCAGTATCTCGGCATGGTGGCGCAGTGGGAAGACCGTTTCTACGGCAGCCGCCGCGGCAACACGGTGCTGGGCAGCGAGCAGGACGAACGGCCCTATCCGGATTTCGTGACGATCGCCAGAGGATACAATATTCCGGGCCGCGAGGTTTACAGCCGCGAAGAGCTGATTCCGGCCCTTGAGGAAATGCTCGCTACCGACGGCCCGTTCCTGCTCGACGTCCATACCGGCTATGATGAACATGTATTGCCGATGATCCCGGCCGGCAAAGACTATCATTCGATCATCACCGAATGA
- a CDS encoding sigma 54-interacting transcriptional regulator, which translates to MVPTRARNQHTAVAVLNQISHVLVHHKDVSKLLKEVLDILYREMGLQRGTLTMRQGDILSIEASHGLSEAEMKRGIYHLGEGITGRVAQTGKPQIIPDISREPEFLDRTQARADARHTAFICVPIIHEEEVIGTLSIDREKAVGVDLEQDCNLLETVANIMADAVSVSFREHEEREKLLEENRRLKQELHKGLRPDNIIGNCNAMRNVYAMIHQVAKSNATVMIRGSSGTGKELVARAIQSASNRRDRPFVVVNCAALPENLIESELFGHEKGAFTGAVSRRTGRVEAADGGTIFLDEIGDLSQPMQVKLLRFIQERTFQRVGSNEERKVDVRILAATSRDLEALMGRGEFREDLYYRLNVFPIHLPDLQNRRSDIVLLADYFLDKYNKIHGKAIKRISTPAINMMMAYHWPGNVRELENCMERAVLTADHDVIHGYHLPPSLQTGQATGTAKLSTGSNADFQTMVASFERELIVEALKLRHGNVAAAARHLGTTPRILHYKIRKLGVTPEWYH; encoded by the coding sequence ATGGTTCCGACCAGAGCCAGAAATCAGCATACCGCCGTCGCGGTGCTCAATCAGATCAGCCACGTCCTGGTCCATCACAAAGACGTCTCCAAACTGCTGAAGGAGGTGCTGGACATTCTGTACCGCGAAATGGGGCTGCAGCGCGGCACGCTGACCATGCGCCAGGGCGACATCCTGTCGATCGAAGCGTCGCACGGCCTGAGCGAAGCGGAGATGAAACGCGGCATTTATCATCTCGGCGAAGGCATCACCGGCCGAGTGGCGCAAACCGGCAAGCCGCAGATCATCCCGGACATCTCCCGCGAGCCGGAATTTCTCGACCGGACCCAGGCGCGGGCCGACGCCCGCCACACCGCCTTCATCTGCGTGCCGATCATTCACGAGGAAGAGGTCATCGGCACGTTGAGCATCGACCGGGAAAAAGCCGTCGGCGTCGATCTCGAACAGGATTGCAACCTGCTCGAAACGGTCGCCAACATCATGGCGGACGCCGTGTCGGTCAGCTTCCGGGAACATGAGGAGCGGGAAAAATTGCTTGAGGAAAACCGCCGGTTGAAACAGGAGCTCCACAAAGGCCTGCGCCCGGACAACATCATCGGCAACTGCAATGCGATGCGCAACGTCTATGCGATGATTCACCAGGTGGCGAAAAGCAACGCCACCGTGATGATCCGCGGCAGTTCCGGCACCGGCAAAGAACTGGTCGCCCGGGCCATCCAGAGCGCCAGCAACCGCCGCGACCGGCCGTTTGTCGTCGTCAACTGCGCCGCCCTGCCGGAGAACCTGATCGAAAGCGAACTCTTCGGCCATGAAAAAGGCGCCTTCACCGGTGCGGTCAGCCGGCGGACCGGGCGGGTGGAAGCCGCCGACGGCGGCACTATTTTTCTGGATGAGATCGGCGACCTGAGCCAACCGATGCAGGTCAAGCTGCTGCGTTTCATCCAGGAGCGCACTTTCCAGCGGGTCGGCAGCAATGAAGAACGCAAAGTCGATGTCCGGATTCTGGCCGCCACCAGCCGGGACCTGGAAGCGCTGATGGGACGGGGCGAATTCCGGGAGGACTTGTATTACCGGCTGAACGTTTTCCCGATCCATCTGCCCGATTTGCAGAACCGGCGATCCGACATCGTGCTGCTGGCCGATTATTTTCTCGACAAGTACAACAAAATTCACGGCAAAGCCATCAAACGCATTTCCACGCCGGCAATCAACATGATGATGGCCTATCACTGGCCCGGCAATGTCCGGGAACTGGAAAACTGCATGGAACGCGCCGTGTTGACCGCCGACCACGACGTCATTCACGGTTACCACCTGCCGCCGTCGCTGCAGACCGGCCAGGCGACCGGCACCGCCAAGCTGTCCACCGGCAGCAACGCCGATTTCCAGACGATGGTCGCCTCTTTCGAACGGGAATTGATCGTCGAGGCGCTGAAACTGCGGCACGGCAACGTGGCGGCGGCGGCGCGCCACCTCGGCACGACCCCGCGCATTCTTCACTACAAGATCCGGAAACTCGGCGTCACGCCGGAATGGTATCATTGA